In the genome of Dunckerocampus dactyliophorus isolate RoL2022-P2 chromosome 6, RoL_Ddac_1.1, whole genome shotgun sequence, one region contains:
- the LOC129183126 gene encoding mitoferrin-2-like produces MEVDGFVSRRTSLEAPGVDNRVAGVATGAEIRWLGGRLLGTTGGFVGVLPTRVSGEQDFTPALLRTTPESSSSTEAEVDYEGLPQGATTGTHMLAGAVAGIMEHCLMYPIDCVKTRMQSLHPEPGARYRNVMDALRQIVRTEGMWRPIRGVNVLAVGAGPAHALYFACYEKIKVTLSDAVHPGANSHFANGVAGCMATVLHDAVMNPAEVVKQRIQMFNSPYRGVLDCVGATLRQEGVAAFYRSYTTQLTMNVPFQALHFMTYEYLQEVLNPHRHYNPTSHVVSGALAGALAAAATTPLDVCKTLLNTQEVAAVHVIQADVGGAAAASSGQTARQISGLGEAFRTVYRTGGVGAFFKGVQARVIYQMPSTAISWSVYEFFKYAITKRQYERRLRGDGDK; encoded by the exons ATGGAAGTGGACGGTTTCGTGTCTCGGCGAACGTCCCTGGAAGCACCAGGCGTCGACAACCGAGTTGCAGGCGTCGCCACCGGGGCAGAGATTCGATGGCTGGGTGGCAGACTTCTTGGCACCACCGGAGGCTTCGTCGGGGTGTTGCCAACAAGAGTGTCTGGGGAACAGGACTTTACCCCGGCGTTGCTTCGGACAACACCTGAGAGCTCTTCTTCGACCGAGGCAGAAGTGGACTATGAAGGGCTGCCCCAGGGAGCAACCACTGGCACTCACATGCTAGCGGGAGCCGTGGCTGGAATCATGGAGCACTGCCTCATGTACCCCATCGACTGTGTGAAG ACGCGCATGCAGAGCCTCCATCCCGAGCCGGGCGCACGCTACCGCAACGTGATGGACGCTCTGCGGCAGATCGTGCGCACCGAGGGCATGTGGCGGCCCATCCGAGGCGTCAACGTCCTGGCAGTGGGGGCGGGGCCCGCCCACGCGCTCTACTTTGCCTGCTACGAGAAGATCAAGGTCACACTGAGCGACGCCGTCCACCCGGGTGCCAACAGCCACTTTGCCAACG gAGTGGCAGGCTGCATGGCTACGGTGCTCCATGACGCCGTCATGAACCCAGCTGAAG TGGTCAAGCAGCGCATTCAGATGTTCAACTCCCCGTACCGCGGTGTTCTGGACTGTGTGGGCGCCACGCTGCGCCAGGAGGGGGTGGCGGCATTCTACCGCAGCTACACCACCCAGCTGACCATGAACGTGCCCTTCCAGGCGCTCCACTTCATGACCTACGAGTACCTGCAGGAGGTGCTCAACCCTCACAGACACTACAACCCCACCTCCCATGTGGTGTCGGGGGCACTGGCCGGAGCGCTGGCCGCTGCTGCCACCACGCCACTCGACGTGTGCAAGACGCTGCTCAACACACAGGAAGTGGCCGCCGTGCACGTTATCCAAGCAGACGTGGGAGGAGCCGCTGCTGCCTCCAGCGGACAGACCGCCCGCCAGATCTCCGGTCTGGGCGAAGCCTTTCGGACGGTGTACAGGACGGGTGGCGTGGGGGCCTTCTTCAAGGGAGTCCAGGCCCGTGTCATTTACCAGATGCCATCTACGGCTATCAGCTGGTCCGTGTACGAGTTCTTCAAGTACGCCATCACCAAGCGGCAGTACGAGAGGCGACTGCGCGGAGACGGCGACAAGTGA
- the LOC129182532 gene encoding homeobox protein Nkx-2.3-like — translation MLLGGLHVVHGGEEQDLDVMMLQSPLTSTPFSVKDILKLEQQQQASMELQQHQRTHLAASPRHTHYHSPPPSCMLARDSPPSFSDADDNPMVYLGALARGGEEDDEEDDEERGGDSGLSTDVYAHRGGLQGSKLETPDLDEQERRLLVLEPREEAAEGGHGDSQRPAQKPRSRRRPRVLFSQAQVFELERRFKQQRYLSAPEREHLASALKLTSNQVKIWFQNRRYKCKRQRQDRTLETAGQHRPPPPRRVAVPVLVRDGKPCLGGGAQGYATTAAPYASSPYGYGGYPAYTYGSPAYQNTYTCTYSSLPPLPPSSTNNAFMNLGGLGGSQQAQNHQGSPVTSCQGSLQGIRAW, via the exons ATGTTACTCGGAGGGCTCCACGTCGTGCACGGCGGCGAGGAGCAGGACTTGGACGTCATGATGCTGCAGAGCCCGCTCACCTCCACTCCCTTCTCCGTCAAAGACATCCTGAAgctggagcagcagcagcaggcctCCATGGAGCTCCAGCAGCACCAGCGGACTCACCTGGCCGCGTCACCCCGACACACGCACTACCACAGCCCGCCGCCCTCCTGCATGCTGGCCCGGGACAGCCCTCCGTCCTTCTCGGACGCCGACGACAACCCCATGGTCTACCTCGGGGCGCTGGCCAGAGGGGGcgaggaggacgacgaggaggaCGATGAAGAACGCGGAGGGGACAGCGGCTTGTCCACGGACGTGTACGCGCACAGAGGCGGGCTGCAGGGGTCCAAACTGGAGACCCCGGACCTGGACGAGCAGGAGAGGA GGCTGCTCGTGTTGGAGCCCCGGGAGGAGGCAGCCGAGGGCGGCCATGGTGACTCTCAGCGGCCGGCACAGAAGCCCCGGAGCCGGCGGCGGCCCCGAGTGCTCTTTTCCCAGGCTCAGGTGTTCGAGCTGGAGCGTCGCTTCAAGCAGCAACGCTACCTGTCCGCCCCCGAGAGGGAGCACCTGGCCTCGGCCCTCAAGCTCACGTCCAACCAGGTGAAgatttggttccagaaccgccGCTACAAGTGCAAGCGTCAGCGGCAGGACAGGACCCTGGAGACGGCTGGGCAGCACCGCCCTCCCCCACCGAGGCGCGTCGCCGTGCCAGTGCTGGTGCGGGACGGGAAGCCGTGTCTCGGCGGTGGGGCGCAGGGCTACGCGACCACCGCGGCTCCATACGCAAGCAGCCCGTACGGCTACGGAGGCTACCCGGCCTACACGTACGGCAGCCCGGCCTACCAGAACACCTACACCTGCACCTACAGCAGCCTCCCCCCGCTGCCCCCATCCAGCACCAACAACGCCTTCATGAACTTGGGGGGGCTGGGCGGCTCTCAGCAGGCCCAAAACCACCAAGGCAGCCCGGTGACGTCCTGCCAGGGCTCCCTGCAGGGGATCCGGGCTTGGTGA